From Caldicellulosiruptor hydrothermalis 108, a single genomic window includes:
- the aglA gene encoding alpha-glucosidase AglA codes for MKISIVGAGSVRYSLQLIGDIAKIPELSGVNVTLMDINNQRLDAIYILAKKYIEELGANISIEKTLSLEEAVKGADFIINTALPYPPEHEDGFEKYEIITQVAEKYGYYRGIDSQEFNMVSTYSYMICSYFDLKLALQISELMEKYSPNAWLLQTANPIFEITQYLTRYTNTKIIGFCHGYGGIYEVFETLGMDKNEVDWQVSGVNHGIWLNRFKYKGEDGYKLLDKWIEEGLPNWESKNPWDLQLSPAAIDMYKFYGMLPIGDTVRNGSWKYHYNLETKKKWHGKFGGIDNEVERPKFHRQLRASKQRLIELAKKVEADSNCSLTVELPELFTTDRMSGEQQILFINALINDKRTRLVLNIPNRGVISGIPDDVVVEVTCQVDAQGIHPEKVEPDLTDRIKKFYLVPRIMRMEMALEAFRTRDIKVLEEFLIRDPRTRSYEQVKNVLRELLELPFNREIKEYFGV; via the coding sequence ATGAAAATATCAATTGTAGGTGCAGGAAGTGTAAGATATTCTCTGCAACTAATAGGAGATATTGCAAAGATTCCAGAACTATCAGGTGTTAATGTGACTCTAATGGATATCAATAATCAACGATTAGATGCAATTTACATCCTTGCCAAAAAATACATTGAAGAACTTGGTGCAAATATTTCTATAGAGAAAACATTATCTTTAGAAGAAGCAGTAAAAGGCGCAGATTTCATTATAAACACGGCTTTGCCTTATCCTCCAGAGCATGAAGATGGATTTGAAAAATATGAGATTATTACTCAAGTTGCAGAAAAATATGGATATTACAGAGGTATTGATAGCCAAGAGTTTAATATGGTTTCAACTTATTCTTATATGATTTGCAGTTATTTTGATTTAAAACTTGCATTGCAAATTTCAGAATTAATGGAAAAGTACTCTCCGAATGCTTGGCTCTTGCAAACTGCAAATCCGATATTTGAAATAACACAGTATTTAACTCGATACACAAATACAAAAATAATCGGATTTTGTCATGGGTATGGAGGTATATATGAGGTATTTGAAACCCTTGGTATGGACAAAAACGAGGTGGATTGGCAGGTTTCTGGTGTAAATCATGGCATTTGGCTCAATAGGTTCAAGTATAAAGGTGAAGATGGCTACAAATTATTAGATAAGTGGATTGAAGAAGGACTTCCAAATTGGGAATCCAAAAATCCATGGGATCTGCAACTAAGTCCTGCAGCGATAGACATGTACAAATTCTATGGTATGCTTCCAATAGGCGATACAGTCCGCAATGGTTCTTGGAAATACCATTACAATTTGGAAACTAAAAAGAAATGGCATGGCAAGTTTGGAGGAATTGATAATGAAGTAGAAAGGCCAAAATTCCACAGACAGCTCAGAGCAAGCAAACAAAGGCTTATAGAACTTGCAAAGAAAGTAGAAGCTGACTCAAACTGTTCTTTAACAGTTGAGCTTCCAGAGCTGTTTACAACAGACAGAATGAGTGGTGAACAACAGATTCTCTTTATAAATGCATTGATAAATGATAAAAGAACAAGACTTGTTTTAAATATTCCTAACAGAGGCGTAATTTCAGGAATTCCTGATGATGTTGTAGTTGAAGTAACCTGTCAGGTAGATGCTCAAGGAATTCACCCAGAAAAAGTGGAACCTGACCTAACTGATAGAATAAAGAAATTTTATTTAGTTCCAAGAATAATGAGAATGGAAATGGCTTTAGAAGCTTTTAGGACAAGAGATATAAAAGTGCTTGAAGAGTTTTTAATAAGAGATCCAAGAACACGTTCATATGAACAGGTAAAAAATGTTTTGAGAGAGTTACTCGAACTTCCTTTTAACAGAGAGATTAAAGAATATTTTGGTGTATAA
- a CDS encoding helix-turn-helix domain-containing protein translates to MFENEGYITYPIVLSKKEIAIILGSAENNINLDSVKEVLERGKKFIERNFSVYFTLGVSEIKDNINCLPKCYKEAKEALKLKYAFGGNKIYSYKEVGSSTEHSKYIYLPIEIENIIINNITTGDVEGTKQVMEKLFYDYFTFLSYQPNLQRLFLMQLFTLYLKVIYMIGKKDDVTLSTTLLDYINEIEQDDVDKAKANLDAIKEKFIALARNINEVTNKSGSHLISRVIKFIDDNYCDPNLSLTYISDKFNISPQYLSTIFKEKVGMNLSDYIFQLRISKAKELLINTDKSVNEICQLIGYTHVSSFIKAFKKTEGISPAKYRSVYQKQ, encoded by the coding sequence ATGTTTGAAAATGAAGGTTATATTACCTACCCCATTGTTTTGTCAAAAAAAGAGATTGCTATTATTTTAGGTTCTGCTGAGAATAATATAAATCTTGATTCAGTTAAAGAGGTATTAGAGAGAGGGAAAAAATTTATAGAAAGAAATTTTTCAGTATATTTTACGTTAGGTGTCAGTGAAATAAAAGATAATATTAATTGTTTACCTAAGTGTTACAAAGAAGCTAAAGAGGCTCTAAAATTAAAATATGCTTTTGGCGGGAACAAGATATATTCTTATAAGGAAGTTGGAAGTTCAACTGAGCATAGTAAATACATATATTTGCCAATAGAAATAGAAAATATTATCATTAACAATATAACTACAGGAGATGTTGAAGGAACAAAGCAAGTAATGGAGAAGCTGTTTTATGACTATTTTACATTTCTTTCATATCAACCAAATTTACAGAGATTATTTTTAATGCAGCTTTTTACACTTTATCTTAAAGTTATTTATATGATAGGGAAAAAAGATGATGTTACTTTATCAACAACATTATTAGATTATATTAATGAGATTGAGCAAGATGATGTAGACAAGGCAAAAGCAAATTTGGATGCAATCAAGGAAAAGTTTATAGCCTTAGCGCGCAACATAAATGAAGTTACAAATAAATCAGGTTCACATCTTATATCGAGAGTAATAAAATTTATTGATGATAACTATTGTGATCCAAATCTTTCTTTGACGTATATTTCAGATAAATTTAATATTTCACCACAATATTTGTCTACTATTTTCAAAGAAAAAGTGGGAATGAACCTGAGCGACTATATTTTTCAGTTAAGAATTTCAAAAGCAAAAGAATTACTTATAAATACAGATAAATCAGTTAATGAAATTTGCCAACTGATAGGATACACACATGTAAGCAGTTTTATTAAAGCTTTTAAAAAGACAGAGGGCATTTCACCGGCAAAGTATAGAAGTGTGTATCAAAAACAGTGA
- a CDS encoding carbohydrate ABC transporter permease: MKIRKSAGEIIFDSFNYIFLGLLCFTMLYPILYVIFASFSNPIKLMAYRGPLLRPLDFSVEAYKLLLSYPMIWIGYRNTIIYVVLGTAINILLTTMGGYVLSRKNLKLKNPIMFFIAFTMYFSGGMIPTYLLVQSLGMIDTIWAMIIPGAISTTNLIIMRTGFHAVPDSLEESARIDGAGDWTILFRIMIPLAMPMIAVMILFYAVGHWNAFFNAIIYLRSRELYPLQLVLREILIMSSTENMTTGISDASDRFAVTELIKYAAIVVSTVPILCIYPFLQKYFVKGVMIGAIKE; encoded by the coding sequence ATGAAGATAAGAAAGAGTGCAGGTGAAATAATATTTGATTCTTTTAACTACATATTCTTAGGTTTGTTATGCTTTACAATGTTATATCCAATACTTTATGTTATATTTGCTTCATTCAGTAACCCTATTAAGCTTATGGCATACAGAGGACCACTTTTGCGACCCCTCGACTTTTCGGTGGAAGCTTATAAACTGCTTCTCAGTTACCCTATGATTTGGATTGGTTATAGAAACACAATTATTTACGTTGTCTTAGGAACAGCAATAAATATTCTTCTTACGACAATGGGTGGATATGTGCTATCTCGAAAAAATTTAAAGCTAAAAAACCCGATTATGTTCTTCATTGCATTTACCATGTACTTTAGCGGCGGTATGATTCCAACATACTTGCTTGTCCAATCTCTTGGCATGATAGACACAATCTGGGCAATGATAATCCCAGGGGCAATTTCTACAACAAACCTCATCATCATGAGAACCGGTTTTCATGCTGTGCCAGACAGTTTGGAAGAGTCTGCAAGGATAGATGGAGCTGGGGACTGGACAATACTTTTTAGAATCATGATACCACTTGCAATGCCAATGATAGCCGTTATGATACTCTTTTATGCGGTAGGGCACTGGAATGCATTTTTCAATGCGATTATATACCTGCGCTCAAGAGAACTTTACCCTCTTCAGCTTGTTTTAAGAGAAATACTTATTATGAGTAGCACTGAGAACATGACAACAGGAATTTCAGATGCATCAGACAGATTTGCAGTGACAGAGCTTATAAAATACGCGGCAATTGTGGTATCAACAGTACCAATCCTGTGTATATACCCATTTTTGCAAAAGTATTTTGTAAAAGGGGTCATGATTGGGGCAATTAAAGAATAA
- a CDS encoding ISNCY-like element ISCahy1 family transposase, giving the protein MFNTKPKQLSFIDLFSHLKASALYKPESLLGLFNKFIDLSHYIPSSFYNAYYKYFGKHRYFSLESMLCCFLVQKLLKLNTLTQLRAVLLNSFELRSFCNLHGNVPSISTLSRFRKIFASEIHKLFQNISIHAHNISIQQCPQDSSILIFDTTGIVPKVRENNPKFIHLLLKNTSKANPELPSEKVYSLVYSSLPKTANANSNIRLMFVNGHFCWALKFAVITNALGIPLALVPLFNYDSPSSDPQEAKAISDSKGLIPSLETLFSYIPKNFSTFIADSALDSHNIYSTLKNTFNFSKIVIPLNTRASKNTTPTSDPNIVISEDGIPICKKFNKPFKPEGKCQGKNRSLRLKWTCPMSQYKDGKRICSCPQPCTTSKSGRMFYTYPDNFRSFPGINRNSQEFFDLYKKRVAVEQTIYHLKSYMGSDTISTYDHISIFSDFLLSAITFSLLFILAHNIKLYCSKLTIKKLNKLKKLIA; this is encoded by the coding sequence ATGTTCAACACCAAACCTAAACAACTTTCTTTCATAGACCTATTCTCCCACCTAAAGGCTTCGGCTCTCTACAAGCCTGAAAGCCTCTTGGGCTTGTTCAATAAATTCATTGACTTGTCACATTATATACCTTCTTCTTTCTACAATGCCTACTACAAATATTTCGGTAAGCATAGATACTTCTCTTTAGAATCTATGCTTTGTTGCTTCCTCGTCCAAAAATTGCTCAAACTCAATACTTTAACTCAGCTTCGTGCTGTCTTACTCAACTCATTCGAACTTCGCTCATTTTGTAATCTTCATGGCAATGTCCCTTCTATCTCTACTCTCTCTCGCTTTAGAAAAATATTTGCAAGTGAAATCCATAAACTTTTTCAAAATATCTCTATCCATGCACATAATATTTCCATCCAACAATGCCCTCAAGATTCTTCAATCTTAATCTTCGACACAACAGGTATTGTCCCAAAAGTTCGTGAAAACAATCCTAAATTCATTCATCTACTGCTGAAAAATACCTCAAAAGCTAACCCTGAACTTCCCTCTGAAAAAGTCTACTCTCTCGTTTATTCTTCTTTGCCTAAAACTGCTAACGCTAATTCTAACATCCGTCTTATGTTTGTAAATGGCCATTTCTGCTGGGCTTTAAAATTTGCAGTCATTACCAACGCTCTCGGTATCCCTTTAGCTTTAGTACCTCTGTTTAACTATGATTCCCCTTCCTCTGACCCACAAGAAGCAAAAGCTATCTCCGACTCTAAAGGTTTAATTCCTTCGCTCGAAACTTTATTCTCTTATATCCCCAAAAATTTCTCCACTTTCATCGCCGACAGTGCTTTGGATTCCCACAACATATACTCCACTTTAAAAAATACCTTTAACTTCTCCAAAATCGTTATTCCACTAAATACAAGAGCTTCTAAAAATACTACACCTACATCAGACCCCAATATCGTTATTTCTGAAGATGGTATCCCTATCTGCAAAAAGTTCAACAAACCTTTTAAACCCGAAGGCAAATGTCAGGGTAAAAATCGCTCTTTGCGCCTTAAATGGACTTGCCCTATGTCACAATACAAAGATGGCAAACGCATCTGCTCTTGCCCTCAGCCTTGTACTACCTCTAAATCGGGTAGAATGTTCTATACATACCCAGATAACTTTCGCTCTTTCCCAGGTATCAACAGAAATTCACAAGAGTTTTTTGACCTCTACAAAAAACGTGTCGCTGTAGAGCAGACTATTTACCACCTGAAATCCTACATGGGCTCTGATACTATCTCTACTTATGACCATATTTCTATTTTCTCTGATTTCTTGCTATCTGCCATTACTTTCTCGCTCTTGTTTATTCTCGCTCACAATATCAAACTCTATTGCTCTAAATTGACTATCAAAAAACTTAACAAGCTCAAAAAACTTATCGCTTAA
- a CDS encoding L-lactate permease gives MDLFLSVLPILLVLFLLIFAKKTADIAGLVGWVVTALIAIVYFKTSFDVVLKSSIMGFLAALPVSLVVVTSILQLNVMESAGAMKRIIVFVKGLSKDDKVFQTLILNVGFGTFLAATGAVPVTVLPPILIGLGYSTFAAIALSAVGFDALCTYALLGTPLVVFSQIANVDLITAARYFLPFVGVVSFTISLAMLFIIGNSKFVKRGFVPAIIVGLTSYAAAELAILVKAPVITGIFAGILIMLVMMVILKLLGKRVYDSSHFTEEDRKVEKTMGIIKATSPWILLVVFILITNLITPIREFLYDKLSMPVEVMKGPKIKPIFTRVIWQSYTWILISTVISIFIFKMDGKQLKSVWEKTKSRIPKPFWSSTVFFLMAYVMMYSGYQKTSNGYELLQKAHNIVYVLAEYSAKGFKNAYAFIAPYLGILGGFITGTETSTVAMFAKYTIETSNLLGLSPLLMVAAVAFGGGLASGISPSKLQNAAAAIDAIGQESKVLKTTLVISLVMAFITGIISFVLRNFTV, from the coding sequence ATGGATTTATTTTTAAGTGTCTTGCCAATTTTACTTGTCTTATTTCTTCTCATCTTTGCAAAAAAGACTGCAGACATTGCAGGGCTTGTCGGATGGGTTGTAACAGCTTTGATTGCCATTGTGTATTTTAAAACCTCATTTGATGTTGTGTTAAAATCATCCATAATGGGATTTTTAGCTGCCCTTCCTGTATCTTTAGTTGTTGTCACATCAATCCTGCAGCTCAATGTCATGGAGTCAGCAGGTGCAATGAAAAGAATTATTGTATTTGTAAAAGGTTTGTCAAAGGATGACAAGGTGTTCCAGACACTGATTTTGAACGTAGGGTTTGGAACGTTTTTGGCAGCAACCGGAGCGGTCCCTGTGACTGTGCTTCCACCAATTTTGATTGGGCTTGGTTATTCGACCTTTGCTGCAATTGCCCTGTCTGCAGTCGGGTTTGATGCGCTGTGTACATATGCTCTTCTTGGCACACCTTTGGTTGTATTTTCACAGATTGCAAATGTGGATTTGATAACAGCTGCAAGGTACTTTTTGCCGTTTGTTGGAGTTGTTTCATTTACAATATCTCTTGCAATGCTTTTTATAATTGGCAATAGCAAGTTTGTCAAAAGAGGGTTTGTGCCTGCCATAATTGTTGGGCTTACATCTTATGCAGCAGCAGAACTTGCAATTTTGGTAAAAGCACCAGTTATCACTGGCATCTTCGCAGGAATCCTAATAATGCTTGTTATGATGGTAATTCTCAAACTTCTTGGCAAAAGAGTATATGACTCAAGCCATTTTACAGAGGAAGATAGAAAAGTTGAAAAGACAATGGGGATAATAAAAGCAACATCTCCGTGGATACTGCTGGTTGTCTTTATTCTCATTACAAATCTCATTACTCCTATAAGAGAGTTTTTGTATGACAAACTTTCAATGCCGGTTGAAGTAATGAAAGGTCCAAAAATAAAGCCCATTTTCACAAGGGTGATCTGGCAGTCATACACATGGATCTTGATCTCAACAGTTATTTCAATCTTCATCTTCAAGATGGATGGCAAGCAACTGAAAAGTGTATGGGAAAAGACAAAATCAAGAATTCCAAAACCTTTCTGGTCTTCAACTGTGTTTTTCCTGATGGCCTATGTCATGATGTACTCAGGCTATCAAAAGACTTCAAATGGGTATGAGCTTTTGCAAAAGGCGCACAACATTGTGTATGTGCTTGCAGAATATTCAGCAAAAGGATTTAAAAACGCATATGCTTTTATTGCTCCATATCTGGGCATCTTGGGCGGTTTCATTACAGGTACTGAAACATCCACCGTTGCCATGTTTGCAAAGTATACCATTGAAACCTCAAACTTGCTTGGGCTGTCTCCACTTTTGATGGTTGCAGCTGTTGCGTTTGGTGGTGGGCTTGCTTCTGGGATATCACCGTCAAAGCTTCAAAATGCAGCTGCTGCAATTGATGCAATTGGCCAAGAGTCAAAGGTATTAAAAACAACGCTTGTGATTTCGCTTGTAATGGCGTTTATAACGGGGATAATCAGCTTTGTGTTAAGGAATTTTACAGTATAG
- a CDS encoding ABC transporter permease has product MNKWQELRKDLIRNRNLYLMLLPIVAYYFIFHYIPIYGLQIAFKDFNPAKGIWGSQWVGLEKFKEFFVYDSFYVWRIIRNTILINVYDIIFGFPAPIIFALLLNEVKNSMYKRTLQTISYMPHFISTVVLVGIILDFFSRDGLINQILKSLGLLSEPISFMTEPGWFRPIYVGSGIWQQLGWNSIIYLAAISNIDPQLYEAAKIDGAGRFRQALYVTLPGIMPTIIIMFILRVGSIMNVGFEKVFLMYNPLTYETADVISTYVYRKGLLEMDYSYGAAVGLFNSLINFALVVLTNQLSKRFTETSLW; this is encoded by the coding sequence ATGAACAAATGGCAAGAGCTGAGAAAAGATTTAATTAGAAATCGTAACCTTTATTTAATGCTATTGCCCATAGTCGCTTACTATTTTATATTCCACTACATACCTATATATGGTCTTCAAATAGCTTTTAAAGATTTCAACCCTGCAAAAGGTATTTGGGGAAGTCAGTGGGTAGGTTTAGAAAAGTTTAAAGAGTTTTTTGTCTATGACAGTTTTTATGTTTGGAGAATTATCCGAAACACAATTCTTATAAATGTGTATGATATTATATTTGGATTTCCAGCACCTATAATATTTGCTCTTCTTTTAAACGAAGTAAAAAACAGCATGTACAAAAGGACACTTCAGACAATAAGTTATATGCCACACTTTATATCAACTGTTGTGTTAGTTGGAATTATATTAGATTTCTTTTCTCGAGATGGACTTATAAATCAAATATTAAAATCCTTAGGTTTGCTTTCTGAGCCAATTTCTTTCATGACAGAACCAGGTTGGTTCAGACCAATATATGTTGGATCTGGTATTTGGCAGCAGCTCGGATGGAATTCAATTATTTACCTTGCAGCAATATCTAACATTGACCCTCAGCTTTATGAAGCAGCAAAAATAGATGGTGCAGGGAGATTTAGGCAAGCATTGTATGTTACTCTTCCAGGAATAATGCCAACTATTATCATAATGTTCATTTTAAGAGTTGGGAGTATTATGAATGTCGGATTTGAAAAGGTATTTTTGATGTATAATCCTCTAACATATGAAACAGCAGATGTTATTTCCACATACGTATATAGAAAAGGACTTTTAGAGATGGACTATAGCTACGGGGCAGCAGTTGGACTTTTTAATTCACTCATAAACTTTGCACTTGTTGTATTGACAAATCAACTGAGCAAAAGGTTTACAGAAACATCTCTGTGGTAA
- a CDS encoding extracellular solute-binding protein produces the protein MTSVKSKKFKVVLSFTLLIVFFIFITLPVSAVSPSFAASSKSSKPVITWWTALDAKVAVSYNNLAQVACYQYLMKKFNVKIEFIHPPSGSETEQFNLMLASKKLPDIIETDWLSYPGGPLKAIADGVIIKLNNYLQKYAPNLKKYLDTHPDIKRDVITDDGTIYCFPFIREGNLTRVGDGPYIRKDWLDKLKLPVPETVNEWTNMLRKFRDNAKILNGRKAPIYPFSIAFRFGSTLRTSWRGSFLAGAWGITLDFYVENGKVKYGPLTSQYKEFIKVLQTWWKENLIDPDILNMNTQAIQAKILNDQIGAYLGRVSGDTGRFLQAKKGTEFDITVAPWPVLKKGQKPEIGHKHFAYPGYGSAAITTQCKNIPLAMKILDWGYSKEGYMVYNFGIKGKSYVIKNGKPMYTDEILNNPKLSILEALSKYARAGWVGPFPQSEDYVVQILPFPQQREALKILSQPSNSKILPPVTLTVEESKKVANILNAINTYYDEMFVRMITGKFTNIDSFQKTLKRMGIDEVLKVYQDAYNRYIKRKI, from the coding sequence ATGACGAGTGTTAAATCAAAAAAATTTAAAGTTGTGCTGTCCTTTACTCTTTTGATAGTATTCTTTATATTTATTACACTGCCTGTTTCGGCAGTATCCCCAAGTTTTGCAGCAAGTAGTAAAAGTAGCAAGCCTGTAATAACATGGTGGACTGCATTGGACGCAAAAGTTGCTGTAAGCTATAATAACCTTGCCCAGGTTGCTTGTTATCAGTACTTAATGAAAAAATTTAATGTTAAAATTGAATTTATTCATCCACCGAGTGGAAGCGAAACAGAACAATTCAATCTTATGTTGGCCTCTAAAAAATTACCTGATATAATTGAAACTGATTGGCTAAGCTATCCAGGAGGACCTTTAAAGGCAATTGCCGATGGAGTCATAATAAAATTGAATAATTATCTTCAAAAGTATGCACCAAACTTAAAGAAATATTTGGACACTCATCCCGATATAAAGAGAGATGTTATCACAGATGATGGAACAATTTATTGCTTTCCTTTTATAAGAGAAGGCAATCTTACTCGTGTTGGTGATGGTCCATACATCAGAAAAGATTGGCTCGATAAATTAAAACTGCCTGTACCAGAAACAGTAAATGAGTGGACAAATATGTTGAGAAAATTCCGTGACAATGCAAAAATTCTTAATGGTAGGAAAGCTCCAATTTATCCATTCAGTATTGCATTCCGCTTTGGCTCTACTCTAAGAACAAGTTGGCGTGGTTCATTCCTTGCAGGCGCATGGGGAATTACGTTGGATTTCTATGTTGAAAATGGTAAAGTTAAATATGGGCCATTAACGTCACAGTATAAAGAGTTTATAAAAGTACTTCAAACATGGTGGAAAGAAAATTTAATTGATCCTGATATTTTAAACATGAATACGCAAGCTATACAGGCAAAAATTCTAAATGATCAAATTGGTGCATATTTGGGTAGAGTTTCAGGGGACACAGGAAGATTTTTGCAAGCAAAAAAGGGTACAGAATTTGATATTACTGTAGCTCCATGGCCAGTTTTGAAAAAAGGACAAAAACCTGAAATTGGTCATAAACACTTTGCTTACCCAGGATATGGTTCTGCTGCCATAACAACACAGTGCAAAAACATACCTTTGGCTATGAAGATACTTGATTGGGGATACAGTAAAGAAGGTTATATGGTATATAATTTTGGCATTAAAGGAAAATCATATGTTATTAAGAATGGCAAGCCTATGTATACTGATGAAATTCTAAATAACCCTAAGCTTTCGATATTGGAAGCTCTATCAAAGTATGCAAGAGCAGGATGGGTTGGGCCTTTCCCACAATCAGAAGATTACGTTGTTCAAATTCTTCCGTTCCCACAACAACGAGAGGCTTTGAAAATATTAAGTCAACCATCTAATTCAAAAATATTGCCACCTGTAACATTAACAGTCGAAGAAAGTAAAAAAGTTGCAAATATATTGAATGCTATAAATACTTATTATGATGAAATGTTTGTCAGAATGATTACAGGAAAATTCACTAACATTGATAGTTTCCAGAAAACACTCAAGAGAATGGGTATAGACGAAGTGCTAAAAGTTTATCAAGATGCATACAATAGGTATATTAAGAGAAAGATATAA
- a CDS encoding D-lyxose/D-mannose family sugar isomerase, translated as MKKSEYKKWQRKTCEYFEKAHIVLTEKEKENIEVADFGLGKIEKVGLQLVVYVNTERVCAKELVLFPFQTCPEHKHIEKEETFRCRFGKVYLYVEGEPTANRKCKPPEGDEKYYTVFHEIELNPGDQYTIMPNTLHWFQAGEEGAVVSEFSTKSTDETDIFSDPRIKRIPVIEDD; from the coding sequence ATGAAAAAAAGTGAATATAAAAAGTGGCAAAGAAAAACTTGCGAATATTTTGAAAAAGCACACATAGTTTTAACAGAAAAAGAGAAAGAAAACATCGAAGTAGCTGATTTTGGGTTAGGTAAAATAGAAAAAGTTGGTCTTCAGCTTGTAGTTTATGTAAATACTGAAAGAGTTTGTGCTAAAGAATTAGTTTTGTTCCCTTTCCAGACATGTCCTGAACATAAACATATTGAAAAAGAAGAGACATTCAGATGTAGATTTGGTAAAGTCTATTTATACGTCGAGGGAGAACCAACCGCAAATAGAAAATGTAAACCGCCAGAAGGGGACGAGAAATACTATACTGTATTTCATGAAATAGAATTGAATCCTGGAGACCAATATACAATAATGCCAAATACATTACATTGGTTTCAAGCAGGAGAGGAAGGAGCAGTTGTTTCCGAGTTTTCTACAAAAAGTACTGACGAAACTGATATCTTTTCTGACCCACGGATAAAAAGAATTCCTGTCATCGAGGATGATTGA